A genomic region of bacterium contains the following coding sequences:
- a CDS encoding NifU family protein codes for MSARVQEVLDQIRPHVQADGGDLELVDIVNGVVQIRLAGSCVGCMYSMMTLQAGVERMLKERVPEIKAVEAVPL; via the coding sequence TTGAGCGCGCGCGTGCAGGAAGTGCTCGATCAGATCCGGCCGCACGTGCAGGCGGACGGCGGCGACCTCGAACTCGTCGATATCGTGAACGGCGTGGTGCAGATCCGCCTCGCCGGCTCGTGCGTCGGGTGCATGTACTCGATGATGACGCTGCAGGCCGGCGTCGAGCGGATGCTCAAGGAGCGGGTGCCGGAGATCAAGGCGGTCGAAGCGGTCCCGCTGTAG
- a CDS encoding NAD(P)/FAD-dependent oxidoreductase: MSPDTDLFDVTIIGGGPVGLYGAYYSGFRTLRTKIVESLDALGGQITALYPEKPIYDVAGFTKIIGRQLVDNLVEQASQYHPTVCTGETVEKLERAPDGTLRLTTNRASHASKVLVITAGIGAFHPKTFKKPEIDSYEGRGLHYFVKSFQDFAGKRVLIAGGGDSAVDWANNLVGIARSVTLIHRRDGFRAAEDSVQKMLHSPVNVKLFYELRRLEGKDRLERAVIFQNKTNTEEAIDVDAVIASLGFLSTLGPIADWGLELEHDSIRVNTRMETNLAGVYGAGDIVVYPGKVKLIATGFGEAATAVNNAAQYINPKASVFPGHSSSQDVHKQKAPATA; encoded by the coding sequence ATGAGTCCGGATACTGACCTTTTTGACGTAACGATCATCGGCGGCGGGCCGGTTGGGCTCTACGGAGCCTATTACTCCGGATTCCGGACCCTTCGCACGAAGATCGTCGAGAGCCTCGACGCGCTGGGCGGCCAGATCACCGCGCTGTACCCCGAGAAGCCGATCTACGACGTCGCCGGGTTCACCAAGATCATCGGACGCCAGCTCGTGGACAACCTGGTCGAGCAGGCGAGCCAGTACCATCCCACCGTGTGCACCGGCGAGACCGTAGAAAAGCTCGAGCGCGCGCCGGACGGGACGCTGCGCCTGACGACGAACCGGGCCAGCCACGCGAGCAAAGTGCTGGTCATCACCGCCGGCATCGGCGCCTTCCACCCGAAGACGTTCAAGAAGCCGGAGATCGACTCGTACGAGGGCCGGGGCCTCCACTATTTCGTGAAGAGCTTCCAGGACTTCGCCGGCAAGCGGGTCCTCATCGCCGGCGGCGGCGACTCCGCGGTCGACTGGGCCAACAATCTGGTCGGCATCGCGCGCTCGGTCACCCTCATCCACCGGCGCGACGGGTTCCGCGCGGCCGAAGATTCCGTGCAGAAGATGCTCCATTCCCCGGTGAACGTGAAGCTGTTCTACGAGCTGCGCCGGCTCGAGGGGAAAGACCGGCTGGAGCGCGCGGTCATCTTCCAGAACAAGACCAACACCGAGGAAGCGATCGACGTCGACGCGGTGATCGCCTCCCTCGGCTTTCTGAGCACGCTCGGCCCGATCGCGGACTGGGGCCTCGAGCTCGAGCACGACAGTATCCGCGTCAACACCCGGATGGAGACCAACCTCGCCGGCGTCTACGGCGCGGGCGACATCGTCGTGTATCCCGGCAAGGTGAAGCTCATCGCGACCGGCTTCGGCGAGGCGGCGACGGCGGTCAACAACGCCGCGCAGTACATCAACCCGAAGGCGAGCGTCTTCCCGGGCCACAGCAGCAGCCAGGACGTGCACAAGCAGAAGGCCCCGGCTACCGCGTAG
- the erpA gene encoding iron-sulfur cluster insertion protein ErpA, producing MITLTDRAVTKVKELLAEQNDPKLSLRVFITQGGCDGYSYGMTFDESQDAEDQVLERGGVRVLVDKASSRLLEGAEIDYVTSVTAQGFAIRNPNAVSTCGCGHSFHTREEAGAPQECGQETEAKA from the coding sequence ATGATTACTCTGACCGACCGCGCCGTGACCAAGGTCAAGGAGCTGCTGGCCGAGCAGAACGACCCGAAACTCTCTCTGCGGGTCTTCATCACGCAGGGCGGATGCGACGGCTACTCCTACGGCATGACGTTCGACGAGTCGCAGGACGCAGAGGATCAGGTCCTCGAGCGCGGCGGGGTGCGGGTCCTCGTCGACAAGGCGAGCTCGCGCCTGCTCGAGGGCGCCGAGATCGACTACGTGACGTCCGTGACGGCGCAGGGCTTCGCGATCCGCAACCCCAACGCCGTGTCGACGTGCGGCTGCGGCCATTCGTTCCACACTCGGGAAGAGGCCGGCGCGCCCCAGGAGTGCGGCCAGGAGACGGAGGCGAAAGCCTAA
- the lipA gene encoding lipoyl synthase: protein MAVARRPEWLKVKLPAGPNFRDLVGVMRTQALHTVCEEARCPNIGDCWERRTATFLILGNVCTRHCAYCAIAHGLPTELDVEEPERVASAVAAMGLRHVVVTSVDRDDLRDGGAEMFARTIRRVRERVPRCSIEVLIPDFKGDARSLDTVLEAAPDILNHNIETVARLFPAVRSGGRYRRSLDLLARARARGTRWLTKSGMMVGLGESTDEVVQTMRDLRGAGCDILTIGQYLSPGKDYVPIVRYYHPDEFAALKAEGLAMGFRHVESGPLVRSSYHADEQAAGAATR from the coding sequence ATGGCGGTCGCGCGGCGTCCCGAGTGGCTGAAGGTCAAACTGCCGGCCGGTCCCAACTTCCGCGACCTGGTCGGCGTCATGCGCACGCAGGCGCTGCACACCGTCTGCGAGGAAGCGCGCTGCCCGAACATCGGGGACTGCTGGGAGCGCCGCACCGCGACGTTCCTGATTCTCGGCAACGTCTGCACCCGCCACTGCGCCTACTGCGCGATCGCGCACGGGCTGCCGACCGAGCTCGACGTCGAGGAGCCGGAGCGGGTCGCGTCGGCCGTCGCGGCGATGGGACTTCGCCACGTCGTCGTCACGTCCGTGGACCGCGACGACCTGCGGGACGGCGGGGCGGAGATGTTCGCGCGGACGATCCGCCGCGTTCGCGAGCGGGTCCCCCGCTGCTCGATCGAGGTGCTCATTCCGGACTTCAAGGGCGACGCGCGCTCCCTCGACACCGTGCTGGAGGCGGCGCCGGACATCCTCAACCACAACATCGAGACCGTGGCGCGGCTGTTTCCCGCGGTGCGCAGCGGCGGGCGCTACCGGCGCTCGCTCGACCTGCTGGCGCGGGCCCGGGCGCGGGGCACGCGGTGGCTCACGAAGAGCGGCATGATGGTGGGCTTGGGGGAATCGACGGACGAGGTCGTGCAGACGATGCGGGACCTACGGGGCGCCGGCTGCGACATCCTCACGATCGGCCAGTATCTCAGCCCCGGCAAGGACTACGTCCCGATCGTCCGCTACTACCATCCGGACGAGTTCGCCGCGCTCAAAGCGGAGGGGCTCGCGATGGGCTTCCGGCACGTCGAGTCGGGGCCGCTCGTGCGCAGCAGCTACCACGCGGACGAGCAGGCCGCCGGCGCCGCTACGCGGTAG
- the dxs gene encoding 1-deoxy-D-xylulose-5-phosphate synthase, translating to MSVLDGVRGPRDLRRLTAAQTAQLAQEIRAFLVETISRTGGHLGPNLGVVELTIAIHRVFDSPRDRILFDTGHQSYVHKLLTGRQSGFERLRQRDGLSGYPSRAESDHDVIENSHASTALSYADGLAKAYALRGDRGRRIVAVVGDGALTGGMAWEALNNLAGGQRRVIIVVNDNGRSYSTTVGGLAQHLNDLRTNPRYEQTLTAAKAALDQTPIVGRAMYRTMMAVKKGLKEALVPQMLFEDLGLKYIGPVDGHDVGAVERALRQAARVERPVIVHCLTRKGFGYPPAETDHVDNLHGPGPFDSATGRPVAAPATTWTSVFRDELVAIGRERPEVVAVTAAMLHSTGLDAFAQAYPGRVFDVGIAEQHAVTSAAGLAMGGMHPVVALYATFLNRALDQLLLDVALHGCAVTFVLDRAGVTGDDGPSHNGVWDLSFLQAVPGLRVAAPRDGARLRELLREAIEVKDGPTVVRFPKGAVPADLAAVDRTGSIDVLYRAGDRDVLIVAVGAMAGAAVAAAQQLSAHGLGATVVDPRWVKPVPAEIAALAGNYRLVVTVEDNVRAGGAGSAVAQALRDAGVDTPLRDLGIPPRFLQHGKRQEILAEAGLTPEGIAGAVTAVLSPGPGQRAALPLRA from the coding sequence ATGAGCGTGCTCGACGGCGTTCGCGGACCTCGTGACCTCCGCCGGCTCACCGCGGCGCAGACCGCGCAGCTCGCGCAGGAGATCCGCGCGTTCCTGGTCGAGACGATCTCGCGGACCGGCGGCCACCTCGGTCCCAACCTCGGCGTCGTCGAGCTGACCATCGCGATCCACCGCGTCTTCGACTCGCCGCGCGACCGGATTCTGTTCGACACCGGCCACCAGTCGTACGTGCACAAGCTCCTCACCGGCCGGCAGAGCGGCTTCGAACGCCTGCGGCAGCGGGACGGCCTGTCGGGCTACCCGTCGCGGGCCGAGTCCGACCACGATGTGATCGAAAACTCCCACGCGTCGACCGCCCTGTCCTATGCCGACGGGCTCGCGAAGGCCTACGCGCTGCGGGGCGACCGGGGCCGGCGGATCGTCGCAGTCGTCGGCGACGGCGCGCTCACCGGCGGCATGGCGTGGGAGGCCCTGAACAACCTCGCCGGCGGGCAGCGGCGCGTCATCATCGTGGTCAACGACAACGGACGCTCCTACTCGACGACGGTCGGCGGCCTCGCGCAGCACCTGAACGACCTGCGCACGAACCCGCGATACGAGCAGACGCTGACCGCGGCGAAAGCCGCGCTCGACCAGACGCCGATCGTGGGCCGCGCGATGTACCGCACCATGATGGCGGTGAAGAAGGGCCTCAAGGAGGCCCTCGTGCCGCAGATGCTCTTCGAGGATCTGGGCCTGAAGTACATCGGCCCGGTCGACGGCCACGACGTCGGCGCGGTGGAGCGCGCGCTGCGGCAGGCCGCGCGCGTCGAGCGGCCGGTCATCGTGCACTGCCTGACCCGCAAGGGCTTCGGCTATCCGCCCGCGGAGACCGACCACGTGGACAACCTCCACGGACCCGGTCCGTTCGACTCCGCGACGGGGCGGCCGGTCGCGGCACCGGCGACGACCTGGACGTCCGTCTTTCGGGACGAACTGGTCGCCATCGGCCGGGAGCGGCCGGAGGTCGTCGCGGTGACGGCCGCCATGCTGCACTCGACGGGCCTCGACGCCTTCGCGCAGGCGTATCCCGGCCGGGTCTTCGACGTGGGCATCGCCGAGCAGCACGCCGTCACGTCCGCGGCCGGACTCGCGATGGGCGGGATGCATCCGGTCGTGGCTCTCTACGCGACGTTCCTGAATCGGGCGCTCGATCAGCTGCTCCTCGACGTCGCGCTCCACGGCTGTGCCGTCACGTTCGTCCTGGACCGCGCCGGCGTGACGGGCGACGACGGCCCGAGCCACAACGGCGTCTGGGATCTTTCATTCCTTCAGGCAGTGCCCGGCCTGCGCGTCGCCGCCCCGCGTGACGGCGCGAGACTGCGCGAGTTGCTGCGTGAGGCGATCGAAGTCAAGGACGGCCCCACGGTCGTCCGTTTCCCGAAGGGCGCGGTTCCCGCCGACCTCGCGGCGGTAGATCGCACCGGCTCAATCGACGTGCTGTATCGTGCGGGGGATCGGGACGTACTCATCGTCGCCGTCGGGGCGATGGCCGGCGCGGCGGTCGCGGCGGCCCAGCAGCTGTCGGCGCATGGGCTCGGCGCCACCGTCGTCGACCCACGATGGGTCAAACCGGTACCGGCTGAAATTGCCGCGCTCGCCGGGAACTACCGGCTCGTCGTCACGGTGGAGGACAACGTTCGCGCCGGCGGCGCGGGCTCCGCGGTGGCCCAGGCGCTTCGGGACGCCGGCGTCGACACGCCGCTGCGCGATCTCGGCATCCCGCCGCGCTTCCTCCAACACGGCAAGCGCCAGGAGATCCTTGCGGAGGCGGGGCTGACGCCGGAGGGCATCGCCGGCGCGGTCACGGCCGTGCTCTCGCCGGGGCCCGGGCAGCGGGCGGCTTTACCGCTCCGCGCGTAA
- the moeB gene encoding molybdopterin-synthase adenylyltransferase MoeB yields the protein MATKVREAQAPLLNDTQMERYGRQVILEEMGLEGQAKLLRSKVLIIGAGGLGSPVALYLAAAGVGTLGIVDGDRVDLSNLHRQILHPTPALGQAKTESARHTLAGVNPDVNVVPYQTLLTSANALDIVREYDVVVNGSDNFPTRYLVNDACVLLGKPLVDASILKWEGQATTFVPGQGCYRCLFPTPPPPGMVPSCAEGGILGALCGHIGSRQALEVLKLLLGVGETLANRLLIFDALEGETRVVRWSRNPECPVCGDAPTITALIDYEQFCGMPAHDRAAARPIPEITPVEAKARLERGGVQLIDVREPWEYEDAHIHGGHLIPLGQVPERLAEIDPATPAIIYCRSGGRSGKAVGLLRERGYEKAVNLKGGILAWVNAQLPTEQ from the coding sequence GTGGCGACCAAGGTGAGGGAAGCGCAGGCCCCGCTCCTCAACGACACGCAGATGGAGCGGTACGGCCGGCAGGTCATTCTCGAGGAGATGGGGCTCGAGGGCCAGGCGAAGCTGCTGCGGTCCAAGGTGCTCATCATCGGCGCGGGCGGACTCGGCTCGCCGGTGGCGCTCTACCTCGCCGCCGCCGGCGTCGGCACGCTCGGGATCGTCGACGGCGACCGGGTCGACCTCAGCAACCTGCACCGGCAGATCCTGCATCCCACCCCGGCGCTCGGCCAGGCGAAGACCGAATCGGCCCGGCATACGCTCGCCGGCGTCAACCCCGACGTCAACGTCGTGCCGTACCAGACGCTGCTCACGAGCGCCAACGCGCTCGACATCGTGCGCGAGTACGACGTCGTCGTCAACGGGAGCGACAACTTCCCGACGCGCTACCTCGTCAACGACGCCTGCGTGCTGCTCGGCAAGCCGCTCGTGGACGCGAGCATTCTGAAGTGGGAAGGCCAGGCCACCACGTTCGTGCCGGGGCAGGGATGCTACCGCTGCCTGTTCCCGACTCCGCCGCCGCCCGGGATGGTGCCGAGCTGCGCGGAAGGGGGCATCCTCGGCGCGCTGTGCGGCCACATCGGCTCGCGCCAGGCGCTCGAGGTCCTCAAACTGCTCCTCGGCGTCGGGGAGACGCTCGCCAACCGGCTGCTGATCTTCGACGCGCTCGAGGGCGAAACGCGGGTGGTCCGCTGGAGCCGGAATCCCGAGTGCCCGGTCTGCGGCGACGCGCCGACGATCACCGCGCTCATCGACTACGAGCAGTTCTGCGGCATGCCGGCGCACGATCGCGCCGCGGCCCGGCCGATTCCCGAGATCACGCCGGTCGAGGCGAAGGCGCGGCTCGAGCGCGGCGGCGTCCAGCTGATCGACGTGCGCGAGCCGTGGGAGTACGAGGACGCGCACATTCACGGGGGCCATCTGATCCCGCTCGGCCAGGTGCCGGAGCGGCTTGCGGAGATCGATCCCGCGACGCCGGCGATCATCTACTGCCGCTCGGGCGGCCGGAGCGGCAAGGCCGTGGGCCTGCTGCGGGAGCGCGGGTACGAGAAAGCGGTGAACCTGAAGGGCGGGATCCTCGCCTGGGTCAACGCGCAGCTGCCGACCGAGCAATGA
- a CDS encoding alpha-ketoacid dehydrogenase subunit beta, whose product MAEKRYLDAIHDGLHEEMARDERIVVLGEDVGRKGGVFGVTEGLYEAFGEARVLDTPLAESTIVGVALGMSVNGLLPVPEIQFADFIHPAFDQILSEVARLRYRSNNDYECPMTIRVPWGGGVHGALYHSQSIEAFYAHIPGLKIVAPGTPADAKGLLKAAIRDPDPVIYLEHKKLYRSIRGDVPDGDHVVPIGPAVVRRPGRDLSIFAYGLMLHETLAAAETLSREGVEAEVVDIRTIKPLDAETILASVERTNRALIVHEDNRFAGFGAEIAAMIAEEGFRFLDAPPTRLGGPDVPGVPFSTPLENWFMLDAEKIAAAARNVVAY is encoded by the coding sequence ATGGCCGAGAAGCGCTATCTCGACGCGATTCACGACGGACTGCACGAGGAAATGGCCCGCGACGAGCGCATCGTCGTCCTCGGCGAGGACGTCGGCCGGAAGGGCGGCGTCTTCGGCGTCACGGAGGGGCTCTACGAGGCGTTCGGCGAGGCCCGCGTGCTCGACACGCCGCTCGCCGAGTCGACCATCGTCGGGGTGGCGCTCGGGATGTCGGTCAACGGGCTGCTGCCCGTGCCGGAGATCCAGTTCGCGGACTTCATCCACCCCGCGTTCGACCAGATCCTGAGCGAGGTGGCCCGCCTCCGGTACCGTTCCAACAACGATTACGAGTGCCCGATGACGATCCGCGTGCCCTGGGGCGGCGGCGTGCACGGCGCCCTCTACCATTCACAGTCGATCGAGGCGTTTTACGCGCACATCCCGGGCCTCAAGATTGTCGCGCCGGGCACCCCGGCCGACGCGAAGGGCCTCTTGAAGGCGGCGATCCGCGATCCCGATCCGGTGATCTACCTCGAGCACAAGAAGTTGTACCGGTCGATCCGCGGCGACGTACCCGACGGCGACCACGTCGTGCCGATCGGTCCGGCGGTCGTCCGCCGGCCGGGCCGGGATCTCAGCATCTTCGCGTACGGGCTGATGCTGCACGAGACGCTGGCCGCGGCGGAGACGCTGAGCCGTGAGGGCGTGGAGGCCGAGGTCGTCGACATTCGGACGATCAAGCCGCTCGACGCGGAGACGATTCTGGCGTCCGTCGAGCGGACGAACCGCGCCCTCATCGTGCACGAGGACAACCGGTTCGCGGGTTTCGGCGCGGAGATCGCGGCGATGATCGCCGAAGAGGGGTTCCGCTTCCTGGACGCCCCGCCGACGCGGCTCGGCGGGCCCGACGTGCCGGGCGTGCCGTTCTCGACACCGCTCGAGAACTGGTTCATGCTGGACGCGGAGAAGATCGCGGCGGCCGCCCGCAACGTCGTCGCGTACTGA
- a CDS encoding dihydrolipoamide acetyltransferase family protein, translating into MATEIKMPQLGESVHEGTLGRWLKQTGDTVAKYEPLVEVITDKVNVEMPSPYAGVLEQIVVQEGQTVTAGTVIATIRESGAPARAGAQPAASRPQAPQPQAGPRPAAPQPAPMPSSASPASAQAGPAVSAQAGAAARGRESLRLTPLVRRLAEEHRLSTQDLEQIPGTGTDGRITKDDVQRYLASRGGAGGPSAAPARGPMTGPAETAAAAAATQAAFKPAAAPPGTATERGAAPARAAGDEVRPLSALRKTIAERMARSKREIPHAYGVVEVDVTALVRHRETHKAVWRLREGVNITLTAFIVRAVSRALRDVPVVNASFTPDGVLCRHAVNIGIGVAIPDGLIVPVIKDADQKSVAGLGRDLEGLSVRARAGKLTLDDVSGGTFTITNPGVFGSVFSMPVINYPQAAILSTDAVVRRPVVLGEGIAIREIMHLGLGFDHRAFDGAVAMQFLNHIKRQLESFSPTGDSPEF; encoded by the coding sequence ATGGCGACCGAGATCAAGATGCCCCAGTTGGGCGAGAGCGTGCACGAAGGAACGCTCGGCCGGTGGCTCAAGCAGACCGGCGACACCGTCGCCAAGTACGAGCCGCTCGTCGAGGTCATTACCGACAAGGTCAACGTCGAGATGCCCTCCCCGTACGCGGGGGTGCTTGAGCAGATCGTCGTACAGGAAGGCCAGACGGTGACCGCCGGCACCGTGATCGCGACGATCCGCGAGAGCGGCGCGCCGGCGCGCGCGGGCGCCCAGCCCGCCGCCTCGCGCCCGCAGGCACCGCAGCCACAGGCTGGGCCACGGCCCGCCGCGCCGCAGCCCGCTCCGATGCCGTCGAGCGCTTCGCCGGCGTCCGCCCAGGCCGGACCGGCGGTCTCCGCCCAGGCCGGCGCCGCGGCGCGGGGGCGCGAGTCGCTCCGGCTGACGCCGCTGGTGCGGCGCCTTGCCGAGGAGCACCGCCTCTCGACGCAGGACCTCGAGCAGATTCCCGGGACCGGGACGGACGGCCGGATTACGAAAGACGACGTGCAGCGCTACCTCGCCTCGCGCGGCGGCGCCGGCGGACCGTCCGCGGCGCCGGCCCGCGGTCCGATGACGGGCCCGGCTGAGACCGCGGCCGCGGCGGCCGCGACCCAGGCCGCCTTCAAGCCGGCGGCCGCGCCGCCCGGTACCGCGACCGAGCGAGGCGCCGCGCCGGCGCGCGCGGCCGGGGACGAGGTGCGGCCGCTGTCCGCGCTGCGCAAGACGATCGCCGAGCGGATGGCGCGCAGCAAACGCGAGATTCCGCACGCGTACGGCGTGGTTGAAGTCGACGTCACCGCGCTCGTCCGGCATCGCGAAACGCACAAGGCGGTGTGGCGCCTGCGCGAAGGCGTCAACATTACGCTGACGGCCTTCATCGTCCGCGCCGTCAGCCGGGCGCTCCGCGACGTCCCGGTCGTGAATGCGTCGTTCACGCCGGACGGCGTGCTCTGCCGGCATGCCGTCAACATCGGCATCGGGGTCGCGATTCCGGACGGGCTGATCGTCCCCGTGATCAAAGACGCCGATCAGAAGAGCGTCGCCGGTCTGGGACGCGACCTCGAGGGGCTGTCGGTGCGCGCCCGCGCCGGCAAGCTGACGCTCGACGACGTCTCGGGCGGGACGTTCACGATCACCAACCCCGGCGTCTTCGGGTCGGTCTTCTCGATGCCGGTGATCAACTACCCGCAGGCGGCGATCCTCTCCACGGACGCGGTGGTGCGGCGGCCGGTGGTCCTCGGTGAGGGCATCGCCATCCGGGAGATCATGCACCTCGGTCTGGGCTTCGATCACCGCGCGTTCGACGGGGCGGTGGCGATGCAGTTCCTCAACCACATCAAACGGCAACTGGAGTCGTTCTCGCCCACCGGCGACTCCCCGGAGTTCTGA
- a CDS encoding DUF3303 family protein, producing MLFMVVERFKGRDPKAIYRRLRDGGRGMPDGLTYAGSWIEANFDRCWQLMECDDARLLQEWVAGWSDLIEFEIVPVVPSTDVRAMMEPRL from the coding sequence GTGCTGTTCATGGTGGTCGAACGCTTCAAAGGACGCGATCCAAAAGCGATTTACCGCCGGCTGCGCGACGGGGGCCGCGGGATGCCGGACGGCCTCACATACGCCGGCAGCTGGATCGAAGCGAACTTCGACCGGTGCTGGCAGCTCATGGAATGCGACGACGCGCGCCTTCTTCAAGAATGGGTCGCCGGCTGGAGCGACCTGATCGAATTCGAAATCGTGCCGGTGGTGCCGTCGACCGACGTGCGCGCGATGATGGAACCGCGGCTCTGA
- a CDS encoding secondary thiamine-phosphate synthase enzyme YjbQ: MDISSATRTLAPLKIVTSTVTVPTGARVEIHDLTDRVASLPGLDEVAQGMVLLHSLHTTTALFVNEAEDALLDDLRGLLRRLVPEDAAYRHNDPNVSDCNRANAWSHLAAVLLNRTVQIPIEQGRLVLGTWQRLLFCELDGPQTRRIHVQVMGA; the protein is encoded by the coding sequence GTGGACATTTCGAGCGCCACGCGTACCCTCGCACCGCTCAAAATCGTAACGAGCACCGTGACGGTGCCCACCGGCGCCCGCGTCGAGATCCACGATCTCACGGACCGGGTGGCGTCGCTCCCGGGTTTGGACGAGGTCGCGCAGGGGATGGTCCTCCTGCACAGTCTCCACACCACGACCGCCCTGTTCGTGAACGAGGCCGAGGACGCGCTGCTGGACGACCTGCGGGGGCTCCTGCGGCGCCTGGTGCCGGAAGACGCCGCCTACCGCCACAACGACCCGAACGTCTCCGACTGCAACCGCGCCAATGCCTGGAGCCACCTCGCCGCCGTGCTCCTCAACCGCACGGTCCAGATCCCGATCGAGCAGGGACGGCTCGTCCTCGGCACGTGGCAGCGCCTCCTCTTCTGCGAGTTGGACGGCCCGCAGACGCGGCGCATCCACGTTCAGGTGATGGGCGCCTAG
- a CDS encoding thiamine pyrophosphate-dependent dehydrogenase E1 component subunit alpha, producing the protein MSIPDTRAAKPRQDVTPKSLGLSEADVLDMYYYLRLARAVDDRMWALQRSGKAAFVISGQGHEGAQVGAVYALNREKDWLVPFYRSVAAVLTKGMPAAEIFLIQLGKAPDPSSGGRQMPGHYGHRHYKILSTSSPVATQCLHAAGIAYAAKVRQTGEIALTELGDGSTSEGDFAEALNFAAIHRLGVIFMVENNGYAISVPLTKQMAVPNVAMRAAGFGMAGVTVDGSRVLHTYAAARDAAARARRGEGPTLLEVMVPRLTAHSSDDQQEKYRPAEELARDRSRDPVHVFSEELRGWGVLTDVREKEILSRIQHEIDLGTEMAEEAALPDPATATRHVYAEPPDPRFRA; encoded by the coding sequence ATGAGCATCCCCGACACTAGGGCGGCCAAGCCCCGCCAGGACGTCACGCCGAAGAGCCTTGGGCTCAGCGAAGCCGACGTTCTGGACATGTATTACTATCTCCGCCTCGCCCGCGCCGTGGACGACCGGATGTGGGCCCTGCAGCGATCGGGGAAAGCCGCGTTCGTGATTTCCGGACAGGGACACGAAGGCGCGCAGGTCGGCGCCGTCTACGCCCTCAACCGCGAGAAGGACTGGCTGGTGCCGTTTTACCGGTCGGTGGCCGCGGTGCTGACCAAGGGCATGCCCGCCGCGGAGATCTTCCTGATTCAGCTCGGAAAGGCGCCCGACCCGAGCAGCGGCGGCCGGCAGATGCCGGGCCACTACGGGCACCGGCACTACAAGATCCTGTCGACGAGCAGTCCGGTTGCGACGCAGTGTCTCCACGCGGCCGGCATCGCCTACGCGGCGAAAGTCCGGCAGACGGGCGAGATCGCGCTCACCGAGCTCGGCGACGGCTCGACGAGCGAAGGCGATTTTGCCGAGGCGCTCAACTTCGCCGCGATCCACCGCCTCGGCGTGATCTTCATGGTCGAGAACAACGGCTACGCGATCTCGGTCCCGCTCACGAAGCAGATGGCGGTGCCGAACGTGGCGATGCGCGCCGCCGGCTTCGGGATGGCCGGGGTGACCGTGGACGGCAGCCGCGTGCTGCACACCTACGCGGCGGCCCGCGACGCGGCGGCGCGCGCGCGGCGCGGCGAGGGGCCGACCCTGCTCGAGGTCATGGTGCCGCGGCTGACCGCGCACAGCAGCGACGATCAGCAGGAGAAGTACCGGCCGGCCGAAGAGCTCGCGCGCGACCGGTCGCGGGACCCCGTCCACGTGTTCAGCGAGGAGCTGCGCGGCTGGGGCGTCCTCACCGATGTGCGCGAGAAGGAGATTCTCTCCCGCATTCAACACGAGATCGACCTCGGGACCGAAATGGCGGAGGAGGCGGCGCTGCCGGATCCCGCCACGGCGACGCGGCACGTGTACGCGGAGCCGCCCGACCCGCGGTTCCGCGCGTAG